In Phaeobacter inhibens DSM 16374, the following proteins share a genomic window:
- the aat gene encoding leucyl/phenylalanyl-tRNA--protein transferase has translation MTLTPDLLLHAYSVGVFPMAESRDDPEVFWVDPKRRGIFPVGGFRLSRSLTKTLRRGEYEIAVNRDFAAVLDGCADREETWINPEIRARYIDLHNQGNAHSLEVYHAGMLTGGVYGVALGGAFFGESMFSRRRDASKIALTYLMDRLQQTGFTLCDTQFLTPHLASLGAIEITRASYRRQLRDALDIAADFTVAELPDPQVLVQRMTQTS, from the coding sequence ATGACCCTCACGCCAGACCTGCTGCTGCACGCCTATTCCGTCGGCGTTTTTCCCATGGCCGAAAGCCGGGACGACCCGGAGGTGTTCTGGGTAGACCCCAAGCGGCGTGGTATCTTCCCGGTTGGCGGCTTTCGGCTGTCGCGGTCACTGACCAAGACCCTGCGACGGGGTGAATACGAGATCGCAGTGAACCGGGATTTTGCAGCTGTGCTGGATGGTTGCGCAGACCGAGAAGAAACCTGGATCAACCCGGAAATCCGCGCCAGATACATTGACCTTCACAATCAGGGCAACGCCCATTCGCTTGAGGTCTACCATGCTGGTATGCTGACTGGCGGCGTCTATGGCGTGGCTCTGGGGGGCGCATTCTTTGGTGAGAGCATGTTCTCACGGCGGCGTGACGCGTCCAAGATCGCACTGACCTATCTGATGGACCGTTTGCAACAAACCGGGTTCACGCTCTGCGATACACAATTTCTGACGCCGCATCTGGCCTCGCTTGGGGCGATCGAAATCACCAGGGCGAGCTACCGCCGCCAATTGCGCGACGCGCTGGATATCGCCGCAGACTTCACCGTTGCTGAGCTGCCCGACCCTCAGGTGCTGGTGCAGCGCATGACCCAGACGTCATAA